One window of Saimiri boliviensis isolate mSaiBol1 chromosome 4, mSaiBol1.pri, whole genome shotgun sequence genomic DNA carries:
- the PLAGL1 gene encoding zinc finger protein PLAGL1 isoform X2, whose protein sequence is MATHSPQKSHRCVYCGKTFNRKDHLKNHLQTHDPNKMAYGCDECGKKYHTLLGYKRHLALHAASSGDLTCGVCALELGSTEVLLDHLKSHAEEKPPSGTKEKKHQCDHCERCFYTRKDVRRHLVVHTGCKDFLCQFCAQRFGRKDHLTRHTKKTHSQELMKESLQNGDLLSTFHTIAPSFQLKAAALSPFSLGASAQNGLASSLPPEVHSLTFGPPEQAAQPMQPLPESLASLHPSVAPGSPPPPLPSHKYSTTATSYAPLASLPLKADTKGFCNISLFEDLPLQEPQSPQKLNPGFDLVKGNAGKVSLPKELPADAVNLTIPASLDLSPLLSFWQLPPPATQNTFGNSTLPLGPGESLPHRLSCLGQQQQEPQIAVGTVSLGQLPLPPIPHVFSAGTGSAILPHFHHAFR, encoded by the coding sequence ATGGCGACCCACTCTCCTCAGAAATCTCACCGGTGCGTTTACTGTGGGAAGACATTCAACCGGAAAGACCACCTGAAAAACCACCTCCAGACCCACGACCCCAACAAAATGGCCTATGGGTGTGACGAGTGTGGGAAGAAGTATCACACCCTGCTGGGCTATAAGAGGCACCTGGCCCTCCATGCGGCCAGCAGTGGCGACCTCACCTGTGGGGTCTGTGCCCTGGAGCTAGGGAGCACCGAGGTGCTGCTGGATCACCTCAAATCCCATGCAGAAGAGAAGCCCCCTAGTGGAACCAAGGAAAAGAAGCACCAATGCGACCACTGCGAAAGATGCTTCTACACCCGGAAGGATGTGCGACGCCACTTGGTGGTCCACACAGGATGCAAGGACTTCCTGTGCCAGTTCTGTGCCCAGAGATTTGGGCGCAAGGATCACCTCACCCGGCATACCAAGAAGACCCACTCACAGGAGCTGATGAAAGAGAGCCTGCAGAACGGAGACCTTCTGAGCACCTTCCATACCATCGCGCCTTCATTCCAACTGAAGGCTGCTGCCTTGTCTCCTTTCTCTTTAGGAGCTTCTGCCCAGAACGGGCTTGCAAGTAGCCTGCCACCTGAGGTCCATAGCCTCACCTTTGGGCCCCCAGAACAGGCTGCCCAGCCTATGCAGCCGCTGCCAGAGTCCCTGGCCTCCCTCCATCCCTCGGTAGCCCCTGGCTCTCctccacctccccttcccagtCACAAGTACAGCACCACTGCTACCTCATATGCCCCACTTGCAAGCCTGCCCCTCAAGGCAGATACTAAAGGTTTTTGCAATATCAGTCTGTTTGAGGACTTGCCTCTGCAAGAGCCTCAGTCACCTCAAAAGCTCAACCCAGGTTTTGATCTGGTTAAGGGCAATGCTGGTAAAGTAAGCCTGCCCAAGGAGCTGCCTGCAGATGCTGTGAACCTAACAATACCTGCCTCTCTGGACCTGTCCCCACTGTTGAGCTTCTGGCAGCTGCCCCCTCCTGCTACCCAAAATACCTTTGGGAATAGCACTCTCCCCCTGGGGCCTGGGGAATCTCTGCCCCACAGATTAAGCTGTctggggcagcagcagcaggaacccCAAATTGCTGTGGGCACCGTGAGCCTGGGTCAGCTCCCCCTGCCCCCCATCCCCCATGTGTTCTCAGCTGGCACTGGCTCTGCTATCCTGCCTCATTTCCATCACGCATTcagataa